The Scyliorhinus torazame isolate Kashiwa2021f chromosome 10, sScyTor2.1, whole genome shotgun sequence genome contains a region encoding:
- the LOC140384909 gene encoding alpha-1,6-mannosyl-glycoprotein 4-beta-N-acetylglucosaminyltransferase-like, with amino-acid sequence MKWRLFSQCFRCRNLCCFILFLAAVFILHDKMGIGKVKSTDIAWNEQNNCREQWKICKHQWQNSTEKIEFTQPLAISYMYVAGTVPKSKKYLTIGISTVRRMRGNYLMDTIQSIFEKSSFRELEQMVVVIYLADFDVSWNLKTAADIKARFASHIDAGRLLIIQCPRHIYPTLEGLKRNYNDPMERVQFRSKQNVDYAFLVNFCSGLSDYYLMLEDDVLCAQNFLSSMQTFIDSAMGSSWTTLTFSKLGYIGKLYHSVDLPKLARFLLMFYDDMPCDWLLAHFHKVKTQPSEIRFRPSLFQHMGTYSSFIGSRNSLKDDEFEENVGGLPDNPPALLFTDIPVYNTHLPVMVYNFGAGQFWGKSPKEGNYFLIVFKHPVKVIKIYIWTGSPEHKRDILHSGVVQVGRDVVSENNNQNCKSYRELGAFNAGKFEMENVTTQNSEPIDCVRVVVSKDQVEWLIISKVNIWIEKGK; translated from the exons GACATTGCTTGGAATGAACAAAATAACTGCAGAGAACAATGGAAAATATGCAAACACCAATGGCAGAATTCAACAGAGAAGATAGAGTTTACCCAACCATTGGCTATTTCTTACATGTATGTAGCAGGGACCGTTCCTAAGAGTAAAA AATACTTGACAATTGGGATCTCCACGGTCAGACGGATGAGAGGAAACTATCTGATGGACACAATCCAGTCCATTTTTGAGAAGTCTAGCTTCAGAGAGCTGGAGCAGATGGTGGTGGTGATTTACCTCGCTGATTTTGATGTGTCCTGGAACTTAAAGACTGCTGCAGACATCAAAGCCAGGTTTGCATCACACATTGATGCAGGCCGCCTGCTTATCATTCAATGTCCAAGGCACATTTACCCAACACTGGAGGGCCTCAAAAGGAATTACAATGATCCTATGGAGAGAGTTCAGTTCAGGTCAAAGCAGAATGTGGACTATGCTTTCCTGGTGAACTTTTGTTCTGGTCTATCCGATTACTACTTGATGTTGGAGGACGATGTTTTGTGCGCCCAAAACTTCCTCTCCTCCATGCAGACGTTTATTGACTCGGCTATGGGCTCATCATGGACAACTCTAACCTTCTCAAAGCTGGGCTATATTGGGAAGCTGTACCACAGCGTCGACCTGCCCAAGCTGGCCAGGTTCCTGCTGATGTTTTACGATGATATGCCTTGCGACTGGCTCCTGGCGCATTTCCACAAGGTCAAGACCCAACCCAGTGAGATCAGGTTTAGGCCATCCCTCTTCCAACACATGGGCACCTACTCATCGTTTATAGGGAGCCGCAACAGTCTGAAGGATGATGAATTCGAGGAGAATGTGGGTGGCTTGCCTGACAACCCCCCTGCGTTGCTTTTCACAGATATCCCAGTTTACAATACACATTTGCCTGTCATGGTTTACAATTTTGGAGCTGGTCAATTCTGGGGCAAGTCCCCAAAGGAGGGAAACTACTTTCTCATTGTCTTTAAGCACCCAGTTAAAGTTATCAAAATCTACATTTGGACTGGATCTCCTGAACACAAAAGGGATATTCTCCATTCTGGAGTCGTGCAGGTGGGCAGAGACGTAGTATCAGAAAACAATAACCAGAACTGCAAATCTTACAGAGAACTTGGTGCCTTCAATGCAGGAAAGTTTGAAATGGAGAATGTTACAACCCAGAACTCTGAACCAATTGATTGTGTACGAGTGGTGGTGTCAAAAGATCAGGTCGAATGGCTTATCATTTCTAAGGTGAATATTTGGATTGAAAAGGggaaatga